The DNA segment TCGCGAATCAGTTGCCCTGCAGGAACTCCTAAAAGGTCATTGCATAATGCATTTAAATGATTCGGGGTAATGTATAATAACTCCGCATATTGTTTAGGAAACCTCAATTCAATAAAATTAGTTTCGATTAATTTTTTAAAGCTCTTCAACAGGGTTTGGTTGTAGGAATTGGTTTGGGTCTGCTGTTTCAAGCTGAGGCCCCTGGATACCTGAATAAAGATGTTTAACATTAAGATCCTGACCAGGTCAGCATCAAAGGCACGCGCTTCCTTTCCTTCGTTAAGGATCTCTTCAAAGAGTGCCGTAACTTTCTCCCTTGCTTCATTGGGCAATACCAATACTGCATCTCCGGAATGTTCATCAAAGAAGCTGAAATTCTCCAGATATAAGGGGTTGTATAAAAAGGATTTGAAATAATCTTCAGAAAAATTGATGATATAACCTTCTACTTCCGTGTTAAAAGACCAGCTGTGTACCTGTCCCGGGGTCATAAAGTAAATCAAACCGGGCATGACCGGATAATTCTGAAAATCTATAGTTTGGGTCCCGCTGCCACTGGTAAAATACACCAAATGGTAAAAAGAGTGGCGGTGTGCGGAATGTAAGTGTAAATACTGTTTAGAATAATGCCCAAATCTGCTGACAAGGATACCGGCATTTTTGTATTCTTCAAAAGTACTGATGTCGTAAACAGGGATGTCATTTTTCATATACAAAGATACTTCTTACCCCTGATTTATAAGCGGTATTAATTCTTCATAAAATGGTACTATTTACTGATTTGTTTTCTATTGCTCTTGTCGAATAGCTCGGATTAGGCGTTTATCTCCTCCTTTTGTGGTGTTTTTAATTCCGGAGCCGTTTTTTTAAATACCCAATACTTCTGTAAAACATAGTTGAAACTCAAAGAAACGATGATATCTACCATGATTCTGGTGATCTTATAATCAAGATGAAGCCAGTTGGTTAAAAGCCAGGTGCCTGAGGATTTTAGTGCGATGCTTCCTGCCACTACAAAAATGAACTTTGTCAGCTGATCACCTACGGGAGTTTTGTGGGCCGAATTGGCATTAAAAGTCCAGTAGCGGTTGATGGAAAAGTTCGCAACAGCGCCGACCACTCCGCCAATGGCAATGGAAATGGTATAATGGATGTGCAGGAGCTCTGTACAGAGAATCATGGTGCCATAGTCCAGCATTCCACCGGAAAAAGCCGAAACCTGTGCCTTGGCAAAAACATATACAGATTTCATGATGCTCATTAGCTGGCCTTTTTCTTTGCTTCGCGCTCGGCTTTATCCCTGATGTCGCCAAGCTTTAATAACTTCCGGGTATCTATGAAATTAATGATAAATAAGGTAACACAGATTGCGGCGGCAAAATATTCTATTAAATGCCCGAAGATGACTTCCAGAATGATGATCAGGGCGAGGATGATCCTGATTTCGGTAGGGCCAACCAGGCCTGCATCAATGCTGTAAATGTCGGTGATCTTATAACGGAGCTGTGAAATGATCATCGCCCAGCCATAAAGGACCACAAAAACGAAGGCAATGAGTTCATATTCATTTCTCGCATAAACGAGGTAGCCTAAGCCAATGAGTACGGTGCTGACCCAGTCCATGATGATGTCTAATGAAAAACCATACCATTTGCGGGGGATATTTCTGTAATAAGCAATCCTGCCGTCCAGTGAATCGCCAAACCA comes from the Pedobacter sp. FW305-3-2-15-E-R2A2 genome and includes:
- a CDS encoding helix-turn-helix transcriptional regulator, encoding MKNDIPVYDISTFEEYKNAGILVSRFGHYSKQYLHLHSAHRHSFYHLVYFTSGSGTQTIDFQNYPVMPGLIYFMTPGQVHSWSFNTEVEGYIINFSEDYFKSFLYNPLYLENFSFFDEHSGDAVLVLPNEAREKVTALFEEILNEGKEARAFDADLVRILMLNIFIQVSRGLSLKQQTQTNSYNQTLLKSFKKLIETNFIELRFPKQYAELLYITPNHLNALCNDLLGVPAGQLIRDRVILEAKRLLINMELSIAEISEKLAFSDHSYFIKFFKKQVGATPDKFRKQDN
- a CDS encoding GtrA family protein, translating into MSIMKSVYVFAKAQVSAFSGGMLDYGTMILCTELLHIHYTISIAIGGVVGAVANFSINRYWTFNANSAHKTPVGDQLTKFIFVVAGSIALKSSGTWLLTNWLHLDYKITRIMVDIIVSLSFNYVLQKYWVFKKTAPELKTPQKEEINA
- a CDS encoding CDP-alcohol phosphatidyltransferase family protein, producing MEENKLREEVRPVTGDNSILKRIFQDRKRTNILSGVEQSTISYLVKRVPSFITSDMLTFIGTAGSVLVLLGFILATYVSREYLLLGVLGLAINWFGDSLDGRIAYYRNIPRKWYGFSLDIIMDWVSTVLIGLGYLVYARNEYELIAFVFVVLYGWAMIISQLRYKITDIYSIDAGLVGPTEIRIILALIIILEVIFGHLIEYFAAAICVTLFIINFIDTRKLLKLGDIRDKAEREAKKKAS